CACATTAACAGCAGCTCTATAAGCCTTTCTACAGTGTACcttaataaataatataaataatagaATGTATTTCTCACAATCTTCTTTTTTGCCATTAAGCAAAATTACTATTCCTTTGCCCTACTGAGAATTGCTATCAAGAAGGGTCACATTGTGAGGCTAGCATTAGTAGAAAGTGAGCTCAATACAGTGACTGCCTGTTACTAACACTAAGGAATGAATACTGGCTAGAAGAGTTAGCCATTAACTGTTAAAAACAAGTAAGTTTGGGTATTGAATATAATCTATAGATAAGCTTGACTGCATAATGCTGGAAGTGGCCAATCTGATCCTGCCAAAATGCCCATTAGCCAAGTAGCCTGCTTCTAACAGAAGCCACCAGCAAATACATTTAGAAGACAATAAAATAGAGAAGAGGTGTAAAGCAATACTTCTCCCAAACAATGGCCACCTATAACAGTTTGCAGTTTGGAGATCTGAACCACAGACAGGTCCTATGTACTTAGTGAATACTCTTCTCCTTGGAGCCTGCCTTCTCTTAAAGCCACATCAACTTCAGTATCCCCAGCACCACATAGCAAGAAGcactataacttttttttttttttaaggacagacCTATTCCTTTGTTCTGAACTAGCCACTTGGTAGCTTTACTTGATGCCCTTTCATTGGTATGTGTCAGaactgcattagaaaaaaaaaaaacaagaggactTAAGTTTAAAGATTTCCCTTCAGAATTTTCAGCAACTGATCCTTAATTTACTTGTTTTAATCATGTTTAAAAGCAAACTTACTTTTTACGACGACGCCCATACAACTCACGTCTCAACTCTCGAGAAATGGGCTTCAAATGCATGAAGTTGCAGAAGCCTCCTCGTGTACACTCTCTGAAACAGAATTCAAGAGGGACAGTTCAGTTAAAATTCCCAGTTCTACACCGCATCTGTTTGCCCTAAGCCCTAGTGGACCTCTAGCCATGTAAAAGTTAATCACCCCTAACCTTAAACCAGTAAATTGCAAGCATCATTTACTGACACTGACTCACTCCTAGATCAAAATCCTAAAAAGGTGGCAAAAGTCAAGAGGTTGACTCCAGGTCCTCTATAATAACATTACCTGAAGTGGTTTTCTTCTTACACTAAACTACACATAAAAGCCACACCCAGGCAAGCAGCCAGTCTGCACACACGTTTCAAAGATACTGTCATAGGCAAACAGGAAGTCGCTCTTTACCCCATTTCATATTGACGGCAACAGGCCTCTCTGAAGTCAGTCACAGGTGAAAGCTCAGCATGAATGGGCTGTCCATTAAACCAGCGGTTGTTCAGGTCAATCACAGCCTTCTCCGCATCTTCTTCACGGCgaaactaaaagcaaaattagCAGGTTCTTATGTTAGAGAGAAGCAACTGAAGTAGATCAAAGATACTTATCAAATCAGTTGTGCGATATCTGAGGCTTAGGACTAGTAATCAAACTAGAACCTACTTCAGAGTTCCTGGGACAGTCCCTCAAATCAAGGGTAAAGATGCTAGCTTTTCATTAATCAGAACTCAGAGCTAATCACAACATCAATATTTTCTCTTATGTTCTATTTGGTCTTCCAAGTTTTGTGGCTTGTATTAAAAGATATGATAGAATACATTGTGTTTCCTCAGTACAGCTTTAAACAGAGAGAATGCTTAAGAGTATTTTCTAATATGCTTTAGATGTAATAGATTTTTTCAAACACTTAAGAGAAATCTGCATGAGAACTGAAGCTCTCATTCACTTAAATTAGAATTTACAAAAATCTGATCTTGTTTTACAATGAATGTAAAACTTAAAATTTGAAATCCCTTCTCACAGCTAACCacttgaaaatttttaaaaacaacttttctttctgactgtGACCTACACAGATGAGAATTTTAGGTGTGAAAATACTTTCCACTTAAGGGAATGTACAGTAAAAATATTCAAACGAACTCGCACACCCCCAACACTGTGTACACCCAATAAAATTTTTGCAGGTGACAGCTCTGTACTCATTATTGAAGAGATACCAATGATTTTTAAGAGCCAAACCTAAGTGCTCCAGTTTGCACCTTAAACCACCCAGCTACTGCCAAATATAACTTGgttacaaaatgttttgtttaactgGTAAGTTAGAAAACAAATGCACCTGTTGGAAATAAACACACCTGTTGCGAATAAACCTCTTCTCATAATGAAGTGCTTAAAAGGCAGTGCGGTGGGCAGACAGACCCCAAATTAATCCTGGCAAACTAAACAGTCCAGCAGTGGTGACTGTGTTTGTAACAATgtaaaaaaagaagtgttaatCTTTATGAAAATGACACAGATTTTGACTATCAAGAAAGCGTCTCAtatcttaaaatttcttttagaTTCTATTCACATTTTCACTCTTTCTACTTTATATTGTGAAGTGCAAGATGAGCTTATATCCTGAAGAGCTACTCTCACAAATTCTACAAGCATACAGTagcttttcaaaattataaatCAATAAATACCACCCCTATTGATTATATAAACACGTCTCTCTCTATCCTACCTTTACATATACATTTccaactagatgatctccaaggtTATCACAAACATTCATCTCCTCAACTTCACcgtatttttcttccatttctgtgaaGACCTCCTAAACACAAAGCAACCCATTAAAAGTTTGCAGCACAGTAGCACAGAAGTACTGCATTTAGCAGTTAGTAAGTACAAGAGAATGCCTtccttaaaaaaagcaaaataagaaagttttttttttaatttcttattttaaaattagtacTTGCTTGGCCTGTACTGTGTCCATCTGTAAGTACAGCACTAACAGGATACAATAAAAAGCTATGGAAAACAGTAAGCATTCGGTATTTACAGAATACATAAAATGCACTAGAAAACACCACATATAAACCCTGATGCTATAGTTTTACTAATTTGTTTCTATACaaataattaagtttattttaaatttacaggAAAGAATGGGATTATGGAATCAAAATCCTACATGGCTTAAGTTGCTGATTTTTAAACGAAGTCTATTACAAACAGTAAAGCTGAAGCTAAGCTAACCAAAGGCTATACCAGGAAATATTTAGCACCAGAAGTTTTGAGTTTTTTTATGAACACCTGAGGAAACAAGCGCTTTTCTCTGAATTCACCTAATTGCGCTATACACTGAATATAGCTCATTTGTGTCAACAAATCCACAAACACTTTAATGCATTTTTACATACCTCAAAGAATTCATCATAATGTTCCTGCATCTCAACATCACTCACAGCACCTGTAAAAATCAAGAGTCATATCAATTAGAGTCTATAAATAAGGAAGAAGAGATTTTGATCATACTACAAAACAATCTAGAGAGGCCGTCTGGAGCGTAAAAGACACCATATAGCATGGAGCTAACTAAtaggaatattaaaaataagtatgcGTGAAGAGCTTTGAGTCCCTAAAGTAATATGTCAAAACATTACATTGACATGATCAAATCAAAACAAGTTTTAATCAGAACCAAACTTGTATGCCACAAAtttgaaggaaggggaaaggaattattttgaaatatcacTTAAATTTAATGTATAGTCCCACCTTCTATCTACCAACAATTTTACCTACACAGAAGGCAAGTGCTTTGTcacatttgcatattttaaagcatGATAAAAATTTAGTGTTCCTCTTCCTAAaggcagaatttcattttaacatgTCCACCTCTCCAGCATACACACTAAAATTTCAGAGTTCACAACGTAACATAACCcagaatttttctattttaaaaatttgctcAAAATAGTTATTGAAATGACACACTTTTCTCAGTGCCCTCAAAGAAGGGTACCATAATCCTTTGCAATAGAGAGCAATATCAATTTTTCTATAGTCCTGCAGAACACCTTTTAGTGCAAGACAAGCCAGCTGTATATTCAGGTTAGATTATTTTCATGCTCCAAGCTGGACTTCACAAATGAGCGCTGCTTGCctgctgctatgaaaaaaaataatttagctgatttttcaaagctttaagaatataaaaaatgtatttatttcttccagTCTACAGCATTTTAAACTACATTAAGCTGTATACATTAAAGCCTCATGTACTGGCTCTTCAGCAGTTAAGTGGTTTATTAAGATCAAGCGGAGCAGTTTTAAAGTGACACCTGCATTTtatgctataaaaaaaatactctagCCTTTAAATTACAAACACTACTGTTTTAGTTCACAGAATGTCAAAGACAAAGAGACTGAGCCAACAAAGCTGAGTTTATTCACTTTGGgctgctatgaaaaaaagaaatgctttggtCTCGGTCATTTTTGGCTCTGGAActttaattacttttcttccACCCATCTCACCTCCTGAAGAAGGCTAAGGGGCATCTGTTATATAGTTTAGGCTAACAATGTTTCTGCATTTATGTTTGCTTTTAAGAGCTTTCTTCTTCCCCATGGTTATATAGCAAATTAAACAAATATCAAACATTAAACCAGTATTTCTAGACAGTTTAATACTTAACTATATTCCCGAGGTTCTGCCAACACCACTGATAACAGCTTACTAAtatgtaaggatttttttttttttttaaaaagatatcaGACAGGGGCTTTGTGAGCCACACTGGGAATAACTACTTTTTACCAGATGGACAAGTGCTAAAAACTTATAAGGAGATTCCATTGTCAAATCAGGAGATCATAAGCAACAGTTAGTTAATGACTACTTGAATGTCCTTCTAATGTGGGAAGCATACATATGAACAGGCTTTATAAACATTCATATTCCAGGGCTACTGGTATCTGAACCTTGAGAAGCCCAATTACTACTCAAAATACTCAGGAAAACTACTGCTGTTCAAAACTAAGGTTAATCCTCTACGACGGCAATAGAAAGGAAGACAGttaagcaacaacaacaaaagcattaAATAGCTACCCAAGTTATCCATTTAAAATACATGCAGTACTTAAGTAGGGACAAATATCAAAAGAGGGAGCCAGGAGTTTCAGCAAATCTACTGATAACAGAGCTCCAGCTCTACCCCAAGAGGTACAGTTGGGCTCTGTTAAGTGTCTACCCGCTTGTCAAGAAAAACTAAAGTTGGATACCAGCATTTAGAACGCTAGAGAATCTGTTCAAGACTCTTGTAGCTGTACAATCTAAACAGCTCCACAGACCAAACTGCTGTAACTCTGTGCAAATTAGTTACCAGCGCATTGAGAATGTAGGGACAGAGTGGAAATACATAACTGTACAGTTTTTGGTCTACTGAAACAGCATTAACTACTCAGCATCCGCAACAAGAAAGCCTACAAACCAATAGAACTGTTTAAGCATCTAGACAAACTTACATAGCTCATTACGTATCTAACTTGATTGTGTGACAAAAAACTCAAATTACTGAAATTGGGCCATTATTACTTttagaagcagcagagacagtgtTGACTTTTAAGTTAGTGGCTGATTTCACAAAGCACGTCTAATCAAATGCTGGTAACTAATCTGAACTAGTCTATAATCCAACAGTCAAAAAAAGGAATAACCAAACAAAGCTTTATTACCACACAGTCAATATTCACTTCAACAAGAAATATTAGTTAGAAAATAACACCGATCCTTTTTGgtcctaaaacttttttttttaaaatcttattctAATATTGATGATTCAATGACAATGATGTATCGGTAATCGCagatcaacaatcctggtcattTAACTTCTGCCAGTCTCAAAGTAGGTGCGTTTTCTTACACCCATTCCTACCTCATCAGGCATCATTAAATTAGTTCATGACCATACCCAAATGCCTTCCCCTCCTCAAAAGTACTTTTGAAGATGAATTTTCCTAGGTAAATATGCAACTTGGTTTTGCAATTTGGATTTTCAAAGCATGGAAGGAATTTTAAACATGCACCTATCCAAAAAGGACAGCTGCCAGAAGGGAAGTGTTTGTCAGTCAAAGTGTATTCTTCCAAAGTAGACTCTAAATGGAAACTGCATTAACCTAGGACAAATTTCTGCATGCAGTCTGAAAAGTTTCGAATTCAAGTTCTCTTTATATTTACAGAGCAGGAAATTGGTTCTGGATGAAGTCAACATGTGTCATTGTCCTGCTCTTTTAGACAGTGGAACCTAATGGATGGcacaaaacatacagaaaagcaTTCCTAGTATGCAGGCAACTGGCAGGGAGAAAGGCGGAGGGAAGAAAGCAGTGCAACCAAGACTGCTTTACAGGGGAAGTACAATTTCAACCCTTTTTGATTTAATAGATGGTACTCAGATTCCCCTCATAGTTTTCAGAGTAGAGAGGAAGGTGAGCAGCACAAaaaagttttggattttttttttggggtgtgtttgttttggacGCATTTAATGAAACGTGGTCAGTTTGATCTGTTAAACTAAAATGGTAGACCAGCTTAAGTCGACACTGAGCTCTGACAATCAAGCCCAGGGAACCAGTGAAGGAACTTGTATGAACTTACAGCGCAAACCGTCAGCAGACTGGGAAGAGTTTTGAGGGTTACGGTAAATGTTCAAGAGGGCAATGGTCTGAAATACAAAACGCAACAACTTTAtattatggaaaataattttaacaagaAACCGGTTTCCTTTAGGGTCGCTTTAGCCGAGTCTGTGCTGAAAAGAGAGGTGGTTATTCTCTCCTAAGAAGGAGAACTTTCACTTATCTGTGACCTTTCTGAATCAACCTAACACTGTAAAGTAATAGAGATCTCATGATACTccattattgtattttcttttttaattttattcaccAATATTAATATAGAGGAGTTTTGCAAGATTTAAGGTAGGTATCTAATAGATGGCATTGAGACACAGTATTCAAATTACAAGCATAGTAATTTGTTTGAATTTGGttttactgaatattttcttAGTAGCAAAACCCCAGGAAAGGAAGTAATACAATAATTACAGCATAACATGAAATCTCCATTTTCCTAAAAACGTTAAGATGAGAGAAAATCCAGTTTTGTGAAACTTACCGTACATCACATATATACctattttttgttaaatcaaGAATTTGAGAAATGCCTGCAGATTAACCCTTTAAAAAGAATGCAGTGTTACTAAGAAATGTCCACTCTGCAGTGCAAATGAGAATCTGCATCAAGTCCAATTTATGCAGTCAATTCTGCATTCTGAACCGCACGCATTTGACAAGTTCTTGATCTATGCGCAAGAAGAGTTCCGTCACTTGTCCTGTTTGCAACAGCTTTATGTCAGCAGCTCAGAAGCCAACATTATTTTCTCATAATTAGGAGTGGGCTCTTTAAcaccattctttaaaaaaatttctccAACTGTGGGACTTACAGTGTGAGCCGTCAGCCGTCTGTGCACTGTTTTGGGGGTTACGATAGATGTTTTGAATCAAGATGGtctgcggggaaaaaaaataaaaaggggaatTCTACTGGCTGCTGTGCATATAATAGACAATTGCAAAGAGACAACTTGTTTGCAAACagctaaataatattttattctttaagaCTTCCTTTTGTATTTGCAGAGTATCTTCCAAAATTTCATCCAGACCATCATATtatgaaaacagttttaattaaCCACCAAGAAAGAGCTGCACTTGTCTCAACAGCTATCCTCAAAATGGGAATTATGAGGCACAGGAACCTAAGCTGTGAAACTACATATTATGGACATGCCTAGCTTTCAAGACCAGATTCATTATTGTAagtctagggggaaaaaaaaaaatagtgttatgTGCACAGCATATAATATGTAATGCCACAGAGTCTAAAATGTTACACCAGAGAGTAAGGTTTTTAGGCAAGAGCTACATCTCATTTTGGGATCAGGAATTTCTTGGTGgaatttctgtttaaataatATAATAGCATCATAGGTTCACATGTTTCCGATCCTTCAAATAAGGACAATATCCTTTTAGCCCTTCTGCTTTTTACTTGAAGAATTAGCCCAGGCAGACTTGAAACCTTACATTTGTACCGTTCTTCTTAAAATCAAGTTGtctgaaaaaacaaaccatgttTAAGTTAGTAAactaatattacaaaaaaattccaaacGTCCACATCACTGTAAGCAGCTCAAAAATTGAA
Above is a window of Larus michahellis chromosome 1, bLarMic1.1, whole genome shotgun sequence DNA encoding:
- the U2AF1 gene encoding splicing factor U2AF 35 kDa subunit isoform X1, whose protein sequence is MAEYLASIFGTEKDKVNCSFYFKIGACRHGDRCSRLHNKPTFSQTIALLNIYRNPQNSSQSADGLRCAVSDVEMQEHYDEFFEEVFTEMEEKYGEVEEMNVCDNLGDHLVGNVYVKFRREEDAEKAVIDLNNRWFNGQPIHAELSPVTDFREACCRQYEMGECTRGGFCNFMHLKPISRELRRELYGRRRKKHRSRSRSRERRSRSRDRGRGGGGGGGGRERDRRRSRDRERSGRF
- the U2AF1 gene encoding splicing factor U2AF 35 kDa subunit isoform X2, producing the protein MAEYLASIFGTEKDKVNCSFYFKIGACRHGDRCSRLHNKPTFSQTILIQNIYRNPQNSAQTADGSHCAVSDVEMQEHYDEFFEEVFTEMEEKYGEVEEMNVCDNLGDHLVGNVYVKFRREEDAEKAVIDLNNRWFNGQPIHAELSPVTDFREACCRQYEMGECTRGGFCNFMHLKPISRELRRELYGRRRKKHRSRSRSRERRSRSRDRGRGGGGGGGGRERDRRRSRDRERSGRF
- the U2AF1 gene encoding splicing factor U2AF 35 kDa subunit isoform X3 — protein: MQEHYDEFFEEVFTEMEEKYGEVEEMNVCDNLGDHLVGNVYVKFRREEDAEKAVIDLNNRWFNGQPIHAELSPVTDFREACCRQYEMGECTRGGFCNFMHLKPISRELRRELYGRRRKKHRSRSRSRERRSRSRDRGRGGGGGGGGRERDRRRSRDRERSGRF